The proteins below come from a single Pirellulales bacterium genomic window:
- the treZ gene encoding malto-oligosyltrehalose trehalohydrolase: protein MPPATTAQKLTTPPNRGLANLTMSELPLGATYLGDGQTGFNVWAPKATSLEVVIASQQNRAVPLDRIDGYHCTIAADVPPGTRYLFRFPDGRQWPDPASRFQPEGVHKPSAVVASEFAWTDSTWRGLPLAEYVLYELHVGVFTPEGTFDGVISQLDALVELGITAIELMPLAQFPGRRNWGYDGVHPFAVQNSYGGPLGLKRLVDAAHVRGLAVVLDVVYNHLGPEGNYFNEYAPYFTERYHTPWGAALNFDGPNSDEVRRFFLSNALEWITAYYIDALRLDAIHAIVDESAFPFLKELAAAVRARGEELGRHVFTIAESNRNDPRHILSAQQNGFGLDAQWNDDFEHALRVALTGNADGYYCDYRGLEKLAKAFRDGFVLDGGYSSFYRRRHGAPASAVRAGQLVVFSQNHDQVGNRPCGERLCHDVDFESAKLAAAAVIFSASIPLLFMGEEYAEQAPFLYFVSHSDPALLEAVRKGRREEFVDFEWPDTWPDPCSEQTFDRSHLNHALRFDGRHATMWNYYQELIRLRKEQSALWNLDKNSMNVELVSDGEAIFVLRMAGADGAAMVMNFADHDVDATLELPCGIWRRVLDSSDVQWGGPGSQLARETTSSGNIRVQIARRSALVWVR, encoded by the coding sequence ATGCCGCCTGCGACAACAGCCCAGAAGTTGACCACACCGCCAAACCGCGGCCTCGCCAATCTGACCATGAGCGAACTGCCACTGGGCGCTACGTATCTCGGCGATGGCCAGACTGGTTTCAACGTCTGGGCGCCGAAAGCGACGTCGCTGGAAGTCGTGATCGCGTCGCAACAAAATCGTGCCGTGCCACTCGATCGCATCGATGGCTATCATTGCACGATCGCAGCCGACGTGCCGCCCGGCACGCGCTATTTGTTCCGCTTTCCCGACGGTCGCCAATGGCCCGATCCAGCCTCTCGCTTCCAGCCTGAGGGGGTACACAAGCCATCCGCAGTCGTCGCTTCCGAGTTTGCCTGGACAGACTCGACATGGCGCGGTTTACCACTGGCTGAATATGTATTGTACGAACTTCACGTCGGCGTCTTCACGCCAGAGGGAACCTTCGACGGCGTGATTTCACAGCTTGACGCGTTGGTGGAATTGGGCATCACGGCGATCGAACTCATGCCGCTCGCACAATTTCCAGGCCGCCGAAACTGGGGTTATGACGGCGTGCATCCGTTCGCCGTGCAAAATAGTTATGGTGGGCCGCTAGGTTTGAAGCGGCTGGTGGACGCCGCCCATGTCCGCGGCTTGGCCGTCGTGCTCGATGTGGTGTACAACCACTTAGGCCCGGAAGGAAATTACTTCAACGAATACGCTCCGTACTTCACCGAGCGCTATCACACGCCGTGGGGCGCTGCGCTGAACTTTGACGGACCTAATAGCGACGAGGTGCGCAGGTTCTTCCTCAGCAATGCGCTCGAATGGATTACCGCTTATTACATTGACGCGCTGCGGCTGGACGCGATTCATGCGATCGTCGACGAGTCGGCCTTTCCATTTTTGAAGGAGCTTGCGGCGGCGGTTCGCGCAAGGGGCGAAGAGCTGGGCCGGCACGTCTTTACGATCGCCGAAAGCAATCGTAACGATCCGCGCCATATCCTCTCGGCCCAGCAGAATGGATTCGGGCTTGATGCGCAGTGGAACGACGATTTCGAACATGCGCTGCGCGTGGCGCTCACCGGCAACGCCGACGGCTATTATTGCGACTACCGCGGCCTGGAGAAGCTCGCTAAAGCGTTTCGCGACGGCTTTGTGCTCGACGGTGGTTATTCGTCTTTTTACCGCCGACGCCACGGTGCGCCGGCGAGCGCCGTCCGCGCCGGCCAACTGGTCGTATTCTCGCAGAATCACGATCAAGTCGGCAACCGACCTTGCGGCGAACGATTGTGCCACGATGTCGATTTTGAATCGGCCAAACTGGCTGCCGCGGCGGTAATATTTTCTGCCTCTATCCCGCTGCTATTCATGGGAGAGGAGTACGCCGAGCAGGCACCGTTTTTGTATTTCGTCAGCCATAGCGACCCGGCCCTGCTGGAGGCGGTGCGGAAGGGAAGGCGAGAAGAGTTTGTCGATTTCGAATGGCCCGACACCTGGCCCGACCCATGTAGCGAGCAGACGTTCGACCGTTCGCATCTCAACCACGCGCTGCGATTCGACGGTCGCCACGCGACCATGTGGAACTATTACCAAGAACTGATTCGGCTCCGCAAGGAGCAGTCGGCGCTGTGGAACCTCGATAAGAATTCGATGAACGTCGAACTGGTTTCCGACGGCGAAGCGATCTTCGTTTTGCGCATGGCAGGGGCTGACGGCGCTGCAATGGTAATGAATTTCGCCGATCATGACGTTGACGCCACACTCGAATTGCCTTGTGGCATCTGGCGGCGGGTGCTCGATTCGAGCGATGTACAGTGGGGCGGACCTGGCTCGCAACTGGCCAGGGAAACCACATCCAGCGGCAACATCCGCGTACAAATCGCACGGCGTTCGGCCTTGGTCTGGGTGCGGTAG
- the treY gene encoding malto-oligosyltrehalose synthase, with product MHDETTFALRCTYRLQLRPGFGFAEAAEIADYLEALGISHVYSSPYLQAAPGSTHGYDVLDHHSVNAQLGGTLGHEDFCMKLGKHHLGQVLDIVPNHMSVADRGNRWWWDVLENGPSSRYAAYFDVDWEPLEQKLHNLVSMPILADHYGRVLEAGEIKLEREGGSFLVRYFDHVLPLAPRSLEGILSAAAERAESEFLAFAADFATTLPLASQTDRISTARRHRDKEVLRRLLDREFQEHPQLSAAVDQVLGELNASVDELDTLLERQNYRLSLWRTAKQDLGYRRFFDINTLVGLRMEDDRVFHDTHALIAHWLERGVLDGLRIDHPDGLRDPQQYFQRLAQRSSRAWIVAEKILMPDEAIPADWPIAGTTGYDFLNCVLGLFVNPLAAEPLSEFYAEFTGEPTDFVALAREKKHMVMRDLFASDINRLTAQLADVCERHRRYRDFTRRELHSMVREVIACLPVYRTYVNADARQVTDTDRRYVENAIELAKQNRPEIDADLFDFFRGILLLETTGPLESELVMRFQQSTGPVMAKGVEDTAFYCYNRFVALNDVGGEPNRFGVSVAEFHQHNLAMLKRYPHTMLATATHDTKRGEDVRMRLAVLSEIPERWAAMVRFWSAKNDRHRVQFQPDRNAEYLYYQVLVGAWPIDAERMTAFMEKAARESKQHTDWLTPNDEYEKTLRGFVAATLGDEEFTHSVGDFTAEIIAAGRVNSLAQTLLKLTSPGIPDIYQGCELWDLNLVDPDNRRPVDYSWRRKLLCQLDELSAEQIMERAADGLPKLWLIRQTLRMRQTHGNWFNAASYAPLAAAGQRSSHVVAFVRGGMAISVVPRLPLTLGGDWGDTTLSIPAGQWQNAFTGESLSGGKLSLSDLLRRFPVALLAPQGE from the coding sequence ATGCACGATGAAACCACCTTCGCACTTCGCTGCACCTATCGCTTGCAATTGCGACCTGGGTTTGGTTTTGCTGAAGCGGCAGAGATTGCCGACTATTTGGAGGCGCTGGGGATCAGTCACGTCTATTCATCCCCTTATCTGCAAGCCGCTCCGGGGAGTACGCACGGCTACGATGTGCTCGACCATCACAGCGTCAATGCGCAACTGGGTGGCACGCTGGGGCACGAAGATTTCTGTATGAAGCTTGGCAAGCACCATTTGGGCCAGGTGCTCGATATTGTACCCAACCACATGAGCGTTGCGGATCGCGGAAATCGCTGGTGGTGGGATGTGCTGGAAAATGGCCCATCGAGCCGCTATGCCGCCTATTTCGACGTCGACTGGGAGCCGCTCGAACAGAAGCTGCACAACCTGGTCTCGATGCCGATTCTGGCGGATCATTACGGCCGCGTACTGGAGGCGGGAGAGATTAAGCTTGAACGCGAAGGAGGCTCGTTTCTGGTCCGTTACTTCGATCACGTCTTGCCGTTGGCGCCCCGATCGCTGGAAGGTATCCTCTCGGCCGCTGCGGAGCGGGCGGAATCCGAGTTCTTGGCCTTTGCCGCCGATTTCGCGACGACCCTGCCGCTAGCCTCGCAAACCGACAGGATCAGCACGGCGCGACGGCATCGCGACAAGGAAGTGTTGCGCCGGCTGCTCGATCGCGAATTTCAAGAACATCCTCAACTGTCGGCCGCCGTCGATCAAGTTCTTGGCGAGTTGAACGCTTCGGTGGATGAACTCGATACGCTGCTGGAGCGACAGAACTACCGGCTCTCCTTGTGGCGCACCGCCAAGCAGGATTTGGGCTATCGCCGATTCTTCGACATCAATACGCTCGTCGGCCTGCGCATGGAGGATGATCGCGTCTTTCATGACACGCATGCGTTGATAGCTCACTGGCTCGAACGGGGCGTGCTCGACGGGCTGCGGATCGATCATCCCGACGGCCTGCGCGACCCACAGCAGTACTTTCAGCGGCTCGCCCAGAGGTCGAGCCGGGCATGGATTGTCGCGGAAAAGATATTGATGCCAGACGAAGCAATTCCCGCCGATTGGCCGATCGCGGGAACCACCGGATACGACTTTTTGAACTGCGTGCTGGGGCTGTTCGTCAATCCCCTTGCCGCTGAACCGCTTTCGGAATTCTATGCCGAATTCACCGGTGAACCGACCGACTTCGTGGCCTTGGCGCGCGAAAAAAAGCACATGGTCATGCGCGACTTGTTTGCCAGCGACATCAATCGGCTGACCGCACAATTGGCCGACGTGTGCGAGCGACATCGGCGCTACCGCGATTTCACCCGCCGCGAGTTACACTCGATGGTTCGCGAGGTCATCGCTTGCCTGCCGGTCTATCGAACATACGTCAATGCCGACGCGCGGCAGGTCACCGACACGGATCGACGATATGTCGAGAATGCGATTGAGTTGGCGAAGCAAAATCGGCCCGAAATCGACGCCGATTTGTTCGACTTCTTTCGCGGCATTTTGCTGCTGGAAACCACCGGGCCTTTGGAAAGCGAACTGGTGATGAGGTTCCAGCAAAGCACCGGGCCGGTGATGGCCAAAGGAGTCGAAGACACGGCGTTCTATTGCTACAACCGCTTTGTGGCGCTGAACGATGTCGGCGGCGAGCCGAATCGATTCGGCGTGTCGGTGGCAGAGTTTCATCAGCATAATCTGGCGATGCTCAAGCGCTATCCGCACACGATGCTGGCGACGGCGACCCACGACACCAAGCGCGGCGAAGATGTACGGATGCGGTTGGCCGTGTTGTCAGAAATCCCTGAACGATGGGCGGCGATGGTGCGATTTTGGTCGGCGAAAAATGACCGCCACCGGGTGCAATTCCAACCCGATCGAAATGCCGAATATTTGTATTATCAGGTGCTCGTGGGCGCGTGGCCAATCGATGCCGAGCGGATGACGGCATTTATGGAAAAAGCAGCGCGCGAGTCGAAGCAGCACACGGATTGGCTCACCCCAAACGATGAGTACGAGAAAACGCTGCGCGGATTCGTCGCGGCAACGCTTGGCGACGAGGAGTTTACCCACTCGGTTGGCGACTTCACCGCAGAAATCATCGCGGCCGGGCGAGTGAATTCGCTGGCGCAAACCCTGCTCAAACTCACCTCACCGGGCATTCCAGACATCTACCAAGGGTGCGAGCTGTGGGATCTCAATTTGGTCGATCCCGATAACCGCCGCCCGGTGGACTATTCCTGGCGGCGAAAGTTGCTGTGCCAACTTGACGAACTTTCCGCCGAACAAATCATGGAGCGTGCTGCGGACGGACTGCCGAAATTGTGGCTCATTCGGCAAACCTTGCGAATGCGACAAACGCACGGCAACTGGTTCAACGCGGCGTCTTATGCGCCGCTGGCCGCCGCCGGCCAGCGGTCCAGCCACGTAGTGGCATTCGTGCGCGGCGGAATGGCCATTTCCGTTGTGCCGAGGCTGCCACTCACGCTGGGCGGCGATTGGGGTGATACGACGCTATCAATTCCTGCCGGCCAATGGCAAAACGCCTTCACCGGTGAGTCGCTGAGCGGTGGCAAGCTGAGCCTTTCGGACTTGCTGCGACGATTTCCGGTGGCGCTGCTCGCGCCCCAGGGCGAATAA